In Rhodanobacter denitrificans, a single window of DNA contains:
- a CDS encoding energy transducer TonB, translating to MKKVMLRTAMLLLICALSAHAAERREQTFVVGADVNAQGEVTQTQPEAGVSKPIAAALDLALKHWQFVPAQKDGIAVPAHTFIETELEAIPDGNGRYSLRISYIRHGPTWDRHLPPAYPTDAVRNHESGVIVVTGDLHQDGKIVITDIRGVLEGGGGLLLKKAAKDWFLHHNVVPETMEGRPVAARISTYITFRLGDMAGAQAMRTGKAPYSAKEKELLLQAGFKDIDIETKLPSPQISSVLLARTINPIVMHL from the coding sequence ATGAAAAAGGTCATGCTCCGTACGGCCATGCTTCTGCTGATCTGTGCCTTGTCGGCGCACGCCGCCGAGAGGCGTGAACAAACCTTCGTTGTCGGCGCGGACGTGAACGCCCAAGGAGAGGTGACGCAAACGCAACCCGAAGCAGGCGTCAGCAAGCCGATCGCTGCTGCGCTCGATCTGGCGCTCAAGCATTGGCAATTTGTACCTGCACAGAAAGACGGAATAGCGGTGCCCGCGCATACATTCATCGAAACGGAGTTGGAAGCGATACCTGACGGCAACGGCAGGTACTCCCTGCGAATCAGCTATATACGGCATGGGCCGACGTGGGATCGTCATTTGCCACCGGCATATCCCACAGATGCCGTACGCAATCATGAATCTGGCGTCATCGTGGTGACGGGCGATCTTCACCAAGACGGCAAGATCGTCATCACCGACATTCGCGGCGTGCTTGAGGGCGGTGGCGGACTTCTCTTGAAGAAAGCCGCCAAGGATTGGTTCCTGCATCACAACGTCGTGCCGGAAACCATGGAGGGCCGACCCGTAGCTGCTCGGATATCCACATACATCACGTTTCGGCTCGGCGACATGGCCGGCGCTCAGGCAATGCGAACGGGTAAAGCGCCATACAGCGCAAAAGAAAAGGAACTCCTGCTTCAAGCCGGATTCAAGGACATCGACATCGAGACAAAGCTCCCGTCACCGCAGATTTCAAGTGTCTTACTGGCACGCACCATCAATCCGATAGTGATGCATCTTTAG
- a CDS encoding energy transducer TonB: MKTTMCCATLLALVCALPAHAAETRERTYRIGTDVDAAGHVTATQFDADVPASIATVLATTVRQWHFVPARHDDKPASAHTFVFTKLKVVPDTHGGYSLRISFEGNGPRLLKQNVQPRYPMDGIRARECAFVMLDATVQPDGSLGDMTAHSQFAGWQLRPSFIKAVLAAAGQWRAIPEQVDGQPVATRMHIPVSFTISEPIFTAKQARILNEAARKETAADARPGIPLPSEQELAVDSPLKPDAATTVIHAP; this comes from the coding sequence ATGAAAACCACCATGTGCTGCGCCACGCTGCTGGCGCTGGTCTGTGCCTTGCCGGCGCACGCCGCGGAAACCCGCGAGCGGACCTACAGGATCGGCACCGACGTGGACGCCGCCGGCCACGTCACCGCCACCCAATTCGACGCCGACGTGCCCGCCTCGATCGCCACGGTGCTCGCGACGACGGTGAGGCAGTGGCACTTCGTACCGGCCCGGCACGACGACAAGCCGGCGTCGGCGCACACCTTCGTCTTCACCAAATTGAAGGTCGTTCCGGATACCCATGGCGGCTACAGCCTGCGGATCAGCTTCGAGGGCAATGGTCCCCGACTGCTGAAACAGAACGTCCAGCCGCGCTACCCCATGGATGGCATCCGTGCGCGGGAATGCGCGTTCGTCATGCTGGACGCCACGGTACAACCGGATGGCAGCCTCGGCGACATGACGGCGCACAGCCAGTTCGCGGGCTGGCAGCTGCGCCCCTCATTCATCAAGGCCGTACTGGCCGCCGCCGGACAATGGCGCGCGATACCGGAACAGGTCGATGGCCAGCCGGTGGCAACCCGCATGCACATCCCGGTGTCCTTCACCATCAGCGAACCGATTTTCACTGCGAAGCAGGCCCGCATCCTCAACGAGGCCGCACGCAAGGAAACCGCTGCCGATGCGCGACCCGGCATCCCGCTGCCCTCCGAACAGGAGCTGGCTGTGGACAGCCCGCTGAAGCCGGACGCCGCGACCACGGTCATCCATGCGCCCTGA